One region of Turicibacter bilis genomic DNA includes:
- a CDS encoding MATE family efflux transporter, with the protein MKANCSSEFLGTEKISKLLLSFSMPAFIAMLASGIYNIVDTIFVAKGIGTLAIGGIGIVFPIQTLYAAFAQMISIGAASAISRSLGEQNNNRANQVMTNAYILTTIISILLMITSFFFINQILYIFGSNEELIPYARDYLLISIWAIPFNALALLSSAVFRSEGNIKISMITVLIGSLFNIALDLLFIFVLNWGIKGAALATVLAQALATAFSLFFILSHRSIVKFERKYFIPNLKVSTSIISVGFSAFARNGASSLFALITNATLRSYGGTVSLTAFGTVNRIISFFFLPIMGINQGLQPIASYNYGAKQPDRIKQVVKLALIYTTIIGAIGSIVGILFPSTVINLFTKDKSLISEATFVLRLQLLFFWTIGLQMVASTFYQSLGKPIPSLFLSILRQFIILIPLILILPRYTSLGLNGVWYSFPISDFTAFVISALILWRAWHHLNKKSDDN; encoded by the coding sequence ATGAAAGCAAATTGTAGTAGTGAATTCTTGGGAACTGAAAAAATTAGCAAACTCCTTTTGTCTTTTTCTATGCCCGCTTTTATCGCCATGCTTGCTAGTGGGATTTATAATATAGTCGATACTATCTTTGTAGCGAAAGGAATCGGAACTTTAGCTATAGGTGGGATTGGGATTGTTTTTCCCATTCAAACGTTATATGCTGCATTTGCTCAAATGATCTCCATTGGAGCAGCTTCAGCAATTTCAAGAAGTTTAGGTGAACAAAATAATAATCGTGCTAATCAGGTAATGACTAATGCCTATATTTTGACAACCATTATCTCAATCTTATTAATGATTACTAGCTTCTTTTTTATTAATCAAATCTTATATATCTTTGGATCAAATGAAGAATTAATTCCTTATGCACGTGATTATTTGCTCATTTCAATCTGGGCTATTCCTTTTAATGCTCTTGCTTTACTTTCTAGCGCTGTCTTTCGTTCCGAAGGAAATATTAAAATTTCAATGATCACAGTGTTAATTGGATCATTATTCAATATAGCACTCGATCTTTTATTCATTTTTGTTTTAAACTGGGGAATTAAAGGTGCAGCTTTAGCTACTGTCCTTGCACAAGCCTTAGCGACTGCTTTTTCTTTATTCTTTATTCTTAGTCATCGCAGTATTGTTAAGTTTGAGCGAAAATACTTCATCCCAAATTTAAAAGTTTCCACTTCAATTATTAGTGTGGGGTTTTCGGCCTTTGCACGAAATGGAGCAAGCTCACTCTTTGCTCTCATCACGAACGCAACCTTAAGAAGTTATGGAGGAACTGTTTCGCTAACAGCCTTTGGAACAGTTAATCGAATCATCTCCTTTTTCTTTTTACCAATCATGGGAATCAATCAAGGATTACAACCGATCGCTAGTTATAACTACGGAGCCAAACAACCGGATCGAATTAAACAAGTCGTTAAACTCGCACTTATATATACGACGATCATCGGGGCTATTGGATCAATCGTCGGAATTTTATTTCCAAGTACGGTGATTAACTTATTTACAAAAGATAAAAGTTTAATTTCCGAGGCAACTTTTGTTTTACGATTACAACTTCTTTTCTTTTGGACCATCGGACTACAAATGGTAGCCTCAACCTTTTATCAATCATTAGGAAAACCAATCCCTTCACTATTTCTTTCAATCCTTAGACAATTCATTATTTTAATCCCACTTATTCTCATCTTACCTCGATATACCTCACTTGGATTAAACGGTGTCTGGTATTCTTTTCCCATTTCTGATTTTACGGCCTTTGTTATTTCAGCCCTTATTCTTTGGCGAGCTTGGCATCATCTTAATAAAAAAAGCGACGACAATTAA
- a CDS encoding IS3 family transposase (programmed frameshift) → MSKKLFTPQEIEQLKQNEYVKSVSEKGITYTKEFKENFIMMSEKGKFPREIFEYYGFNVAMLGMQRVNSAAKRWKQAFKTQGPLGLDDSRTKNSGRPLKRELTIEEQLLRTQAELEVLKIENELLKKLRLMRKMRIVSKEVKFQMIHQVVSQTSTKFNSLISHLCDSLGVSRSGYYRYFSSCAEEARLKRLKEEQQRLEVIQQAIHFKGRKNKGIRQVAMVLKGEFNIAFNLKSIHRIMKKYGLLSQVRRSNPYRKLAKATQAHRVCPNLVNRQFRPSEPYKVLLTDITYLKYGKGQTAYLSTILDSATNEVLAFQLSDNLKIDFVLQTLNQLEENPTVQLTKETIIHSDQGVHYTSPQFSNQLKELGIQQSMSRKGNCWDNAPQESFFGHLKDEADITNQLTFDDLLIEIEDYMDYHNNFRYQWNLNKLTPVGYRNQLQVA, encoded by the exons ATGAGCAAGAAGTTATTTACACCACAAGAGATTGAACAACTCAAACAAAATGAATATGTTAAGTCAGTGTCTGAAAAAGGGATTACTTATACGAAAGAATTTAAGGAGAACTTTATTATGATGAGCGAGAAAGGAAAGTTTCCACGAGAGATATTCGAATACTATGGATTTAATGTTGCGATGCTTGGCATGCAGCGTGTGAATTCTGCAGCTAAACGTTGGAAACAAGCCTTTAAAACTCAGGGGCCATTAGGATTGGATGATAGTCGTACCAAGAATTCTGGAAGGCCTCTAAAACGAGAGTTAACGATAGAAGAACAATTATTACGTACGCAAGCTGAATTAGAAGTTTTAAAGATTGAGAACGAATTATTAAAAAAGTTGAGACTCATGAGAAAAATG CGAATAGTCTCTAAAGAAGTAAAGTTTCAAATGATTCATCAAGTAGTGAGTCAGACATCAACTAAATTTAACTCTTTAATTTCTCATTTATGCGATAGTCTTGGTGTTTCAAGATCAGGTTATTATCGTTATTTTTCGTCATGTGCTGAAGAAGCACGTTTAAAGCGATTAAAAGAGGAACAACAACGTTTAGAAGTTATTCAACAGGCCATTCATTTCAAGGGACGAAAAAACAAGGGAATTCGCCAAGTAGCGATGGTTCTTAAAGGAGAATTCAACATCGCCTTTAACCTAAAATCTATTCATCGAATCATGAAAAAATATGGATTATTGAGTCAAGTTCGTCGCAGCAATCCCTATCGTAAACTCGCTAAAGCGACGCAAGCACATCGCGTCTGTCCAAATCTTGTTAACCGTCAATTTAGGCCATCAGAACCTTACAAAGTTCTATTAACCGATATCACTTATTTAAAATATGGAAAGGGTCAGACTGCCTATCTCTCGACCATTTTAGATAGTGCAACGAATGAAGTTTTAGCTTTTCAATTAAGTGATAATTTAAAGATAGATTTTGTTCTCCAAACACTGAACCAACTTGAAGAAAATCCGACTGTCCAATTAACGAAAGAAACGATTATTCACTCCGATCAGGGCGTGCACTATACGAGTCCACAATTTTCGAATCAATTAAAGGAATTGGGAATTCAACAATCGATGTCTAGAAAGGGTAATTGTTGGGATAACGCTCCACAAGAATCATTTTTTGGGCATCTAAAAGATGAAGCAGATATAACAAATCAACTGACATTTGATGATTTACTCATTGAAATTGAAGATTATATGGATTACCATAACAACTTTAGATATCAATGGAATTTAAATAAGCTGACTCCTGTAGGATACAGAAATCAGCTTCAAGTTGCTTAG
- a CDS encoding nitroreductase family protein: MNTLEAIAKRRSHHEFKGTKLSKNQLELLIKCGLSAPSCNNEQPWFLVGILNCEIIHQLNDEIGMVKGHIGHDYFYGAPALILILGDKLATNAMVDCAVCTQNILLAAEDLNLASCWIDEVKALNQSEKFYDYEGKLKIPEGYEFMGGVALGERVNTPEEPEQRRGTWTIID; the protein is encoded by the coding sequence TTGAATACACTAGAAGCAATTGCTAAACGAAGAAGCCATCATGAATTTAAAGGCACAAAATTATCGAAAAATCAGTTGGAACTATTAATCAAATGTGGTCTTAGTGCGCCAAGTTGTAATAATGAGCAGCCTTGGTTTCTAGTTGGTATTTTAAACTGTGAGATTATTCATCAATTAAATGATGAGATTGGAATGGTTAAAGGCCATATAGGACATGATTATTTTTATGGAGCACCAGCTCTAATTTTGATTTTAGGTGATAAACTTGCAACTAATGCTATGGTTGATTGCGCAGTGTGTACTCAAAATATTTTACTTGCTGCTGAAGATTTAAATCTTGCAAGTTGTTGGATTGATGAAGTTAAAGCGTTGAATCAAAGTGAAAAGTTTTATGACTATGAAGGAAAATTAAAAATTCCAGAGGGTTATGAATTTATGGGTGGTGTTGCCTTAGGCGAACGTGTAAACACACCGGAAGAACCTGAACAACGAAGAGGAACATGGACGATTATCGATTAA
- a CDS encoding spore coat associated protein CotJA, translating into MYTNKTDFYQNDYYYDKQKLTCSNLPLATAYVRPQSYKNLNSPFQTLKQGTFFADLYDPYKPRKVSKGGRYDE; encoded by the coding sequence ATGTATACCAATAAAACTGATTTTTATCAAAATGATTACTATTATGATAAGCAGAAACTCACATGCTCCAACTTACCTTTAGCAACAGCTTACGTTCGACCACAATCTTACAAAAATTTAAATAGTCCATTTCAAACGCTAAAACAAGGGACTTTTTTTGCCGATCTTTATGATCCATATAAACCACGAAAAGTATCTAAAGGAGGCCGTTACGATGAGTAA
- a CDS encoding spore coat protein CotJB, producing MSKEVLLRKLQALNLIAVDLQLFLDTHPGNKEALEDYRQVTKQYQKLREDYEYEYGPLTNFGYMTSFDQYSWVNDPWPWEQR from the coding sequence ATGAGTAAAGAAGTACTTCTTAGAAAACTCCAAGCGTTGAACTTGATAGCTGTTGATCTTCAACTCTTTCTTGATACTCACCCAGGAAATAAAGAAGCATTAGAAGATTATAGACAAGTCACTAAACAATATCAAAAACTTAGAGAAGATTATGAATATGAATATGGACCACTTACTAACTTTGGTTATATGACTTCATTTGATCAATATAGTTGGGTTAATGATCCATGGCCTTGGGAACAACGTTAA
- a CDS encoding manganese catalase family protein: MWIYEKKLQYPVDIKQRDLRMAKAIYEELGGADGELSASMEYLQQRYTMPTGKSIATLTDIGTEELAHLEIVSSLIFQLTAGATMEEIKRAGFDGIYASRGTSVFLADPENTPWTAAYIDMKGDPVADITSNMGAEQRARAGYEHLLDMTTDEDVKKVLSYLREREIVHFQRFGETLVHVQEHLAHDKYFFKDSK, translated from the coding sequence ATGTGGATTTATGAAAAAAAATTACAGTATCCAGTCGACATTAAACAACGTGATTTGAGAATGGCGAAAGCCATTTATGAAGAATTAGGAGGAGCCGATGGGGAATTATCAGCTTCTATGGAATATCTACAACAACGTTACACAATGCCAACTGGGAAATCAATTGCAACCTTAACTGATATCGGAACAGAAGAGCTAGCACATCTTGAAATCGTCTCTTCTTTAATTTTTCAATTAACTGCTGGAGCAACAATGGAAGAGATTAAACGTGCTGGTTTTGATGGAATATATGCTTCACGTGGTACTTCTGTATTCCTAGCTGATCCTGAAAACACACCTTGGACAGCTGCTTATATTGATATGAAAGGTGATCCAGTTGCTGACATCACCTCGAATATGGGGGCTGAACAACGCGCTCGTGCTGGATATGAACACTTACTCGATATGACAACAGATGAAGATGTTAAAAAAGTCCTTTCTTATTTAAGAGAACGTGAAATTGTTCATTTCCAACGCTTTGGTGAAACACTAGTTCATGTTCAAGAGCACTTAGCTCATGATAAATATTTTTTCAAAGATAGCAAATGA
- a CDS encoding spore coat associated protein CotJA, with the protein MIYNPYNTTVQNPGLMQPGMLQQTSYPAAQQSSMLQQSSYPVTQQSVMPTAAYPTSATTQLANTTAYQPVQQAFPAVQAVPVPACGVPTPVCGVPMAQPVVIPQPVQQVQPVQPQIASTQATTAQHKKTTYVEAYLEPVDAQVPLMQPTVSKKVVEKKTYPVSDEIVYVEQKPLKNSTMQDYNLYLMENEYYSDDEPNYKKTVHTTYPQARADKKGSPLTCENLPLATAYVRMQPYTSLNNPTETLQQGTAFNELYDVYTPQKVAQPNIFMLKGGCR; encoded by the coding sequence GTGATTTATAATCCTTATAATACAACCGTTCAAAATCCAGGGCTTATGCAACCTGGTATGCTACAACAAACTAGTTATCCAGCAGCACAACAATCTTCTATGCTACAACAATCTAGCTATCCAGTAACCCAACAATCTGTTATGCCTACAGCTGCTTATCCAACTTCAGCAACAACACAATTAGCTAACACAACTGCTTATCAACCCGTTCAACAAGCATTCCCAGCTGTTCAAGCTGTACCAGTTCCAGCTTGTGGTGTTCCTACTCCGGTTTGTGGAGTTCCAATGGCACAACCTGTGGTTATTCCTCAACCCGTTCAACAAGTCCAACCGGTTCAACCACAAATTGCTAGCACACAAGCAACGACTGCTCAACATAAAAAAACAACGTATGTTGAAGCCTATTTAGAACCAGTGGATGCACAGGTTCCATTAATGCAGCCAACTGTTTCAAAAAAAGTTGTTGAGAAAAAAACATATCCTGTAAGTGATGAGATTGTTTATGTTGAGCAAAAACCATTAAAAAATTCAACGATGCAAGATTATAACTTATATTTAATGGAAAATGAATATTATTCTGATGATGAACCTAATTACAAAAAAACGGTTCATACTACTTATCCACAAGCAAGGGCAGATAAGAAAGGTAGTCCATTAACTTGTGAAAATCTCCCTCTTGCTACAGCTTATGTTCGTATGCAACCTTATACTTCCTTAAATAATCCAACTGAAACCTTACAACAAGGAACAGCTTTTAATGAACTTTATGACGTCTATACTCCTCAAAAAGTTGCTCAACCTAACATCTTTATGTTAAAAGGGGGATGTCGATAA
- a CDS encoding spore coat protein CotJB, whose protein sequence is MNKKQFLLQLQAVNLIAVDLHLFLDTHPDNKEALNDYEKVSKQYQSLKQQYEQQFGPLVSFGYSSSVEHYKWVDEPWPWQNK, encoded by the coding sequence ATGAATAAAAAACAATTTTTATTACAACTTCAAGCGGTTAACTTAATTGCAGTTGATTTACATCTTTTCCTAGATACACATCCGGATAATAAAGAAGCTTTAAATGATTATGAAAAAGTATCTAAACAATATCAATCACTAAAACAGCAATATGAACAACAATTTGGTCCCCTTGTGAGTTTTGGATATTCTTCAAGTGTTGAACATTACAAATGGGTTGATGAACCTTGGCCTTGGCAAAATAAATAA
- a CDS encoding manganese catalase family protein has protein sequence MWIYEKRLQFPVDIKKRDPKMAKAIFDALGGADGELAASMEYLQQRYSMPTGQSIATLTDIGTEELAHLEIVSSMIYQLTDGASIDELKKAGLDGVYAGRGTSIFLADPEGTPWTAAYIDMKGDPVADITSNMAAEQRARAGYEHLLDLATDDEVVRVLSYLREREVVHFQRFGETLMHVQDFCATNRHFFMDDHH, from the coding sequence ATGTGGATTTATGAAAAAAGACTGCAATTCCCAGTAGATATCAAAAAACGTGATCCAAAAATGGCAAAAGCAATTTTTGATGCATTAGGTGGTGCTGATGGTGAATTAGCTGCTTCAATGGAATATCTTCAACAACGTTATAGTATGCCAACTGGTCAATCAATTGCAACTTTAACGGATATCGGAACTGAAGAACTAGCGCATCTTGAAATTGTTTCATCAATGATTTATCAACTAACTGATGGAGCAAGTATTGATGAGCTTAAAAAAGCTGGTTTAGATGGTGTTTATGCTGGACGTGGAACAAGTATCTTCTTAGCAGATCCTGAAGGAACACCTTGGACAGCTGCTTATATTGATATGAAAGGTGATCCAGTAGCAGATATTACATCAAATATGGCTGCTGAACAACGCGCTCGTGCGGGTTATGAACATTTACTAGATTTAGCAACGGATGATGAAGTCGTTCGTGTTTTATCTTATTTACGCGAACGAGAAGTTGTTCACTTCCAACGTTTTGGTGAAACATTAATGCATGTTCAAGATTTCTGTGCAACAAATCGTCATTTCTTTATGGATGATCATCACTAA
- a CDS encoding SulP family inorganic anion transporter yields MSTRLKPKLLSVMKTYNKEQFVKDVIAGLIVAIIALPLSIALAISSGVSPEQGLYTAIIAGFFISLLGGSRVQIGGPSATFMVVVYSVVAAHGTEGLLITTILAGIILILFGLLKLGSVIKYIPYPITVGFTSGIALTIFSSQIKDFFGMNLGAVPTGFIDKWKLYFASFDQIQWMPFMIGAIALAILIIWPKINKKIPASLISIIVTTALVAFLKLDVQTIGTQYTNLSSSFPMPSIPHITWSKIETLLSPAFTIAFLCSLESLLSAVVSDGMIGSKHRSNMELVAEGVANIASGLFGGMPATGAIARTVANIKNGGRTPIAGVVHAITLLFILLFLMPLVKMIPLATLAAVLIMVSYNMSEWRMFKKLLSAPKSDVVVLLSTFFLTVLFDLTLAISVGMVLTSFLFMKRMTDVTDIQGIEMNDDDDDLELLDEELKEALSDEILIYEINGPFFFGAADKFLDSIQSLQGPSKVLIIRLRNVPVIDATAVHALNLLHDNCQRSNTTLILSEVNDSPYKVIKRVGLVREIGRAQVCRHFDQAIARAKEIVKLH; encoded by the coding sequence GTGTCGACAAGGTTAAAGCCTAAGTTACTATCAGTTATGAAAACTTATAATAAGGAGCAATTCGTCAAAGACGTTATTGCTGGATTGATTGTCGCAATTATCGCATTGCCACTATCAATCGCGTTAGCTATTTCTTCAGGTGTTTCCCCTGAACAGGGGCTATATACCGCTATTATTGCAGGTTTCTTTATTTCTTTACTTGGTGGAAGTCGTGTTCAAATTGGTGGACCGAGTGCAACATTTATGGTGGTTGTTTATAGTGTTGTAGCTGCTCATGGAACGGAAGGATTATTAATTACAACGATCTTAGCTGGAATTATTTTAATTTTATTTGGATTATTGAAATTAGGAAGTGTCATCAAGTATATCCCCTATCCAATTACTGTTGGATTTACGAGTGGGATTGCATTAACCATTTTTAGTTCACAAATTAAAGACTTCTTTGGGATGAATCTTGGTGCGGTCCCAACAGGATTTATTGATAAGTGGAAACTTTATTTTGCATCATTTGATCAAATACAATGGATGCCATTTATGATTGGAGCTATTGCATTAGCTATTTTAATTATTTGGCCAAAAATTAATAAGAAAATTCCCGCTTCATTAATTTCAATTATTGTGACGACGGCTCTAGTTGCCTTTTTAAAATTAGATGTTCAAACGATTGGGACCCAATACACGAATTTATCATCGTCATTCCCAATGCCGTCAATTCCACATATAACATGGAGTAAAATTGAAACTTTGTTGTCACCAGCTTTCACTATCGCTTTCTTATGTTCTCTTGAATCATTACTTTCAGCCGTTGTTTCAGACGGAATGATTGGAAGTAAGCATCGTTCAAATATGGAGTTAGTTGCTGAGGGTGTTGCCAATATTGCCTCTGGTTTATTTGGGGGAATGCCTGCAACAGGTGCGATTGCGCGAACAGTTGCGAATATTAAAAATGGGGGGCGTACTCCAATTGCAGGAGTTGTTCATGCCATTACGTTACTATTTATTTTATTATTCTTAATGCCACTTGTAAAAATGATCCCGCTAGCGACATTAGCTGCTGTCTTAATTATGGTTTCTTATAATATGAGCGAATGGCGTATGTTTAAAAAGTTATTAAGTGCGCCAAAAAGTGATGTCGTTGTCTTATTATCAACATTTTTCTTAACTGTTTTATTTGATTTAACATTAGCTATCAGTGTTGGAATGGTATTAACATCATTCTTATTTATGAAGCGTATGACGGATGTCACAGATATCCAAGGAATTGAAATGAATGATGACGATGACGATTTAGAATTATTAGATGAAGAATTAAAAGAAGCTTTATCAGATGAAATTTTAATTTATGAAATTAATGGGCCATTCTTCTTTGGAGCTGCGGATAAATTCTTAGATTCTATTCAATCGTTACAAGGACCATCAAAAGTGTTAATTATTCGCCTTCGTAATGTTCCAGTTATTGATGCGACAGCTGTTCATGCTTTAAATTTATTACATGATAACTGTCAGCGTTCAAACACGACATTAATTTTAAGTGAAGTTAATGACAGTCCTTATAAAGTCATTAAGCGTGTTGGACTGGTACGTGAAATTGGACGAGCACAAGTTTGTCGTCATTTTGATCAAGCTATTGCACGAGCAAAAGAAATTGTTAAGTTACATTAA
- a CDS encoding DEAD/DEAH box helicase, translating to MTEITFKDLALSPAILKAIEEIGYVKPSPIQAEAIPVVLSGKDIIGQAQTGTGKTAAFMLPILEKIDPKNRNVQALVLCPTRELAVQVHEESKKFARNMRDVHILSIYGGQSYDPQIRALKKGVQIVVGTPGRVMDHMRRGTLKLENLKMLVLDEADEMLNMGFKDDIEEILEKTPESRQTVMFSATMAREIMNIAKTYQKSPEIVKVVSEELSNKKIDQYFVEVKRQDRVHAMIRCIDMMGLTSSIVFTNTKREVDELVSKLQEEGYVTEGLHGDLKQAQRDRVMNSFRRKNVNILVATDIAARGIDVSNVEAVFNYDIPLNEENYVHRIGRTGRAGMTGLSITFVFGKDMFRIRRIEDYTKTKMSKMPIPTVEQIQEKRSSNVIEDVIANLEGQDFTKENELIAAILEKGYSLEQVAAGLLRMNIGQSTKEYAHIEEVTSNNKSKGMRKNEVRLFVNVGSKQKVKAKDFVGMLTKKSDIPARAIGDIDVYKKFSFINVDKAHANAIIRKLNSKLINGKPVRAEKTAPGATAPKGR from the coding sequence ATGACTGAAATTACATTTAAAGATCTTGCTTTATCGCCTGCAATTTTAAAGGCAATTGAAGAAATTGGTTACGTTAAACCATCACCAATCCAAGCAGAGGCAATCCCAGTTGTATTATCTGGAAAAGATATTATCGGACAAGCACAAACAGGAACAGGAAAAACTGCTGCATTCATGTTACCAATCCTTGAGAAAATCGATCCTAAGAATCGCAACGTTCAAGCATTAGTATTATGTCCAACTCGTGAATTAGCTGTCCAAGTTCATGAAGAATCTAAAAAGTTCGCTCGCAATATGCGTGACGTGCACATTTTATCAATCTATGGAGGACAATCATACGATCCTCAAATCCGCGCGCTTAAAAAAGGTGTTCAAATCGTTGTTGGTACGCCAGGGCGTGTTATGGACCACATGCGCCGTGGAACTTTAAAATTAGAAAACTTAAAAATGTTAGTTTTAGATGAAGCTGATGAAATGTTAAACATGGGATTCAAAGATGATATCGAAGAAATCTTAGAAAAAACTCCTGAATCTCGTCAAACAGTTATGTTCTCAGCGACAATGGCACGTGAAATCATGAACATCGCTAAAACTTATCAAAAATCTCCTGAAATCGTTAAAGTTGTTTCAGAAGAATTATCAAACAAAAAAATCGATCAATACTTCGTTGAAGTAAAACGTCAAGACCGCGTTCATGCAATGATCCGTTGCATCGATATGATGGGATTAACTTCATCAATCGTGTTCACAAACACTAAACGTGAAGTTGATGAATTAGTTTCTAAATTACAAGAAGAGGGATACGTAACTGAAGGGTTACACGGAGATTTAAAACAAGCTCAACGTGACCGCGTTATGAATAGCTTCCGTCGTAAAAACGTTAATATCTTAGTAGCAACTGATATTGCAGCTCGTGGAATCGACGTAAGCAACGTTGAAGCAGTATTCAACTACGATATTCCTTTAAATGAAGAAAACTATGTACACCGTATCGGACGTACAGGTCGTGCAGGTATGACTGGATTATCAATTACATTTGTATTCGGAAAAGATATGTTCCGTATCCGTCGTATCGAAGACTATACAAAAACAAAAATGTCTAAAATGCCTATCCCAACAGTTGAGCAAATCCAAGAAAAACGTTCAAGTAACGTTATCGAAGATGTGATTGCTAACTTAGAAGGACAAGACTTTACAAAAGAAAACGAATTAATTGCTGCAATCTTAGAAAAAGGATACAGCTTAGAACAAGTTGCTGCAGGATTATTACGTATGAACATTGGTCAAAGTACGAAAGAGTACGCACATATCGAAGAAGTGACATCAAACAATAAATCTAAAGGTATGCGTAAAAACGAAGTTCGTTTATTCGTAAACGTTGGATCTAAACAAAAAGTTAAAGCTAAAGACTTCGTTGGAATGTTAACGAAAAAATCAGATATCCCAGCTCGTGCAATCGGAGATATCGATGTTTATAAAAAATTCTCATTCATTAATGTAGATAAAGCACATGCAAATGCAATTATCCGTAAATTAAACTCTAAATTAATTAACGGTAAACCAGTTCGTGCTGAAAAAACTGCACCAGGTGCAACAGCTCCAAAAGGTAGATAA